In Flagellatimonas centrodinii, a single window of DNA contains:
- a CDS encoding isovaleryl-CoA dehydrogenase, whose translation MSLAEQFVTHSVDNQPRPFIDVNLYDTDLALREAVAREGGDWGSQALQDYGAIAGGELMRLGFEANEHKPRLKLFDRYGHRLDEVEFHPAYHRVMALAMAHGVHAFAWNNARDGSHVVRAGLALLHNQAEQGSSCPLTMTYAAVPALRHQPEVAADWLPRITGTVYDPRVAPAASKTACTIGMGMTEKQGGSDVRTNTTRAVAQADGHYALIGHKWFFSAPMCDAWLVLAQAEGGMTCFLAPKVAPDGSLNAIRIQRLKDKLGNWSNASSEVEFEGAWAQRIGDEGRGVATILDMVRLTRLDCMIGSTGLMRQATAQAIHHCRERHAFGKALVDQPLMRNVLADLALESEAATALTLRVARAVDAANRDPAEAALARLATAVGKYWICKRAPALVNEAQECLGGAGYVEESLLPRLYREAPLNSIWEGSGNIQCLDVLRALSRDPETREVLSAELLAVRGEHPMLDQGIQALHRALEDVTTLELRSRAIVEQMALTLQAAILVRAGNDIVSDAFCRSRLGGQHGLAFGTLAADTPLQPLIDRALPPLA comes from the coding sequence ATGTCCCTTGCCGAACAGTTCGTCACCCATTCGGTCGACAATCAGCCGCGCCCCTTCATCGACGTCAACCTGTACGACACCGACCTCGCCCTGCGCGAAGCCGTGGCACGGGAAGGTGGCGACTGGGGTAGCCAGGCACTGCAGGATTACGGCGCAATCGCCGGCGGCGAATTGATGCGCCTCGGCTTCGAGGCCAACGAGCACAAGCCGCGCCTGAAACTGTTCGACCGCTACGGCCATCGGCTCGATGAAGTGGAATTCCATCCCGCCTATCACCGGGTGATGGCCCTGGCGATGGCCCATGGGGTGCACGCCTTTGCCTGGAACAATGCTCGCGACGGCAGTCATGTGGTGCGCGCCGGCCTTGCCTTGCTGCACAACCAGGCGGAACAGGGCAGCAGCTGCCCGCTGACCATGACCTACGCCGCGGTCCCCGCCCTGCGGCACCAGCCCGAGGTGGCAGCCGACTGGTTGCCGCGTATCACCGGCACCGTCTACGACCCGCGCGTCGCCCCGGCTGCCAGCAAGACCGCCTGCACCATCGGCATGGGCATGACCGAAAAGCAGGGCGGCTCCGATGTCCGCACCAATACCACCCGGGCGGTGGCACAGGCCGACGGGCACTATGCACTGATCGGTCACAAGTGGTTCTTCTCGGCGCCCATGTGCGATGCCTGGCTGGTGCTGGCCCAGGCGGAGGGCGGTATGACCTGCTTTCTGGCGCCCAAGGTGGCGCCGGACGGCAGCCTCAACGCCATCCGTATCCAGCGCCTCAAGGACAAGCTCGGCAACTGGAGCAACGCCTCGTCCGAGGTGGAGTTCGAGGGCGCCTGGGCCCAACGCATCGGTGACGAAGGCCGTGGCGTCGCCACCATCCTCGACATGGTGCGACTGACCCGGCTCGACTGCATGATCGGCTCGACCGGACTGATGCGCCAGGCCACCGCCCAGGCGATCCATCACTGTCGCGAGCGGCACGCGTTCGGCAAGGCGCTGGTTGACCAGCCACTGATGCGCAACGTGTTGGCTGACCTGGCACTGGAAAGCGAAGCCGCCACCGCGCTGACCCTGCGAGTGGCACGGGCGGTCGACGCCGCCAACCGCGACCCGGCAGAGGCCGCGCTCGCGCGCCTCGCCACGGCGGTCGGCAAATACTGGATCTGCAAACGTGCACCGGCGCTGGTCAACGAAGCCCAGGAGTGCCTTGGTGGCGCCGGCTATGTCGAGGAAAGCCTTCTGCCGCGTCTCTACCGCGAAGCCCCGCTGAACTCGATCTGGGAAGGCAGCGGCAACATCCAGTGCCTCGACGTGCTGCGGGCACTGTCACGTGACCCGGAAACCCGCGAGGTGCTCAGCGCCGAACTGCTGGCGGTGCGCGGCGAACACCCGATGCTTGACCAGGGCATTCAGGCACTGCACCGCGCGCTCGAAGACGTCACCACGCTGGAACTGCGGTCGCGCGCCATCGTCGAACAGATGGCCCTGACCCTGCAGGCCGCCATTCTGGTAAGGGCTGGAAACGATATCGTCAGCGACGCCTTCTGCCGGTCACGTCTCGGTGGCCAGCATGGTCTGGCCTTCGGCACCCTGGCGGCCGATACCCCCTTGCAGCCGCTGATCGACCGCGCCCTCCCACCCCTCGCCTGA
- the prmA gene encoding 50S ribosomal protein L11 methyltransferase, which yields MSSAHPGFVDEALMTAGALSVSFIDAEDDPVLEPLPGETPLWRNTVVLGLFPDGTDVSAVVNLLRELVPDGHAVTVASTLVEDQDWVRAWLEHWQPLRFGRRLWVTPAEKRGEIDANDAIILTLDPGLAFGTGTHPTTDLCLRWLDGLSLKGKTVLDYGCGSGILAIAALLLGADRAVAVDIDPQALIATRQNAETNGVADRVETYLPEAFTPFAADVVVANILSGPLVSLAPLLDRCLADHGVLALAGLLDRQADEVRAAYAGFLDFAPDAGHEGWTRISGRRAGTR from the coding sequence GTGAGCAGCGCGCACCCGGGTTTCGTTGACGAAGCCCTGATGACCGCCGGCGCCCTGTCGGTGAGCTTCATTGATGCCGAGGACGACCCGGTCCTCGAACCGCTACCCGGAGAAACCCCGCTCTGGCGCAACACCGTCGTGCTCGGCCTGTTCCCGGACGGCACCGATGTCAGCGCCGTGGTCAACCTGCTACGCGAACTGGTCCCCGACGGCCATGCGGTCACGGTGGCCTCCACGCTGGTCGAGGACCAAGACTGGGTACGGGCCTGGCTGGAGCACTGGCAACCGCTGCGCTTCGGCCGTCGGCTGTGGGTCACCCCGGCGGAGAAGCGTGGCGAGATCGACGCCAACGACGCCATCATCCTCACGCTCGACCCCGGCCTTGCCTTTGGCACCGGCACCCACCCGACCACCGACCTCTGCCTGCGCTGGCTCGACGGCCTGTCGCTGAAAGGCAAGACCGTGCTCGACTATGGCTGTGGTTCGGGCATTCTGGCGATTGCCGCCCTGCTGCTCGGGGCCGACCGTGCGGTGGCGGTGGATATCGACCCGCAGGCGCTGATCGCCACCCGCCAGAACGCCGAGACCAACGGCGTCGCCGACCGCGTCGAAACCTATCTGCCGGAAGCCTTCACGCCGTTCGCCGCCGATGTGGTGGTGGCCAACATCCTGTCCGGCCCGCTGGTGAGCCTGGCGCCCCTGCTGGACCGATGCCTGGCCGACCATGGCGTGCTGGCGCTCGCCGGCCTGCTTGATCGCCAGGCCGACGAGGTGCGTGCCGCCTACGCCGGGTTCCTCGACTTCGCGCCCGATGCCGGGCATGAAGGGTGGACGCGGATCAGTGGCCGGCGGGCCGGCACCCGGTAG
- a CDS encoding efflux RND transporter periplasmic adaptor subunit, giving the protein MAVPPSRVPRFRSSAAGLLLLLVLVACEAPSPPPPAVPVVTVEAVQIRDLPLRLRYPARVVGSRVVEIRAQVNGEIVERAYREGQPVEKGDVLFRINPAPYQAVYDQAAAQVAVQQATLSQAETEFSRVEALVEGGAVSRREFDQAKAALQQARAGMAAAEATRRSARLNLDYTQVRAPVDGVASKEAVTAGNLVSGGGGAGGDLLTSIIQSDPAYVEFSVPEPEFLRLRDGAQLQAEGLQVSIVAGSSCDLHGRVDFADAFVNPATGTLRLRAVFDNPDRCLVSGQFLEVEVEGLTLTDRLALPKTAVQFGQRGALAWVIGPDNIAERRALKVIESWRDHWIVEGPLKAGERVVTEGVLKVSDGKRVDVRQPDTPPPEADGGA; this is encoded by the coding sequence ATGGCGGTTCCCCCCTCCCGCGTCCCCCGTTTTCGGTCGTCCGCGGCCGGGTTGTTGTTGTTGCTGGTGTTGGTGGCCTGCGAGGCGCCGTCACCACCGCCGCCGGCCGTGCCGGTGGTGACCGTTGAGGCGGTGCAGATTCGGGATCTGCCGCTGCGGCTCCGCTACCCCGCGCGGGTGGTGGGTTCGCGGGTGGTCGAAATCCGGGCGCAAGTGAACGGGGAGATCGTCGAACGCGCCTACCGCGAGGGTCAGCCGGTGGAGAAGGGCGACGTGCTGTTCCGCATCAACCCGGCGCCTTATCAGGCGGTGTACGACCAAGCGGCGGCCCAGGTCGCGGTGCAACAGGCAACCTTGTCGCAGGCCGAAACCGAGTTTTCCCGGGTCGAGGCGCTGGTCGAGGGTGGGGCGGTGAGCCGGCGTGAGTTCGATCAGGCCAAGGCGGCGTTGCAGCAGGCGCGGGCCGGCATGGCGGCGGCCGAAGCCACGCGACGCTCGGCTCGGCTGAACCTTGACTACACCCAGGTGCGTGCGCCGGTCGATGGCGTTGCCAGCAAGGAGGCGGTGACCGCCGGCAATCTGGTCAGCGGCGGTGGCGGTGCCGGTGGCGACCTGCTCACTTCGATCATCCAGTCGGACCCGGCCTACGTTGAGTTTTCGGTGCCCGAACCCGAGTTTCTTCGACTGCGTGACGGTGCCCAGCTGCAGGCTGAGGGCCTACAGGTGAGCATTGTCGCCGGTTCCAGTTGTGACTTGCATGGACGTGTCGATTTCGCCGACGCCTTCGTTAATCCGGCGACCGGCACGTTGCGGCTGCGCGCGGTGTTCGACAACCCGGATCGCTGCCTGGTGTCGGGGCAGTTTCTCGAGGTCGAGGTCGAGGGGCTGACCCTGACCGATCGCCTGGCCCTGCCGAAGACCGCGGTGCAGTTCGGGCAGCGGGGTGCCCTGGCCTGGGTGATCGGGCCGGACAACATTGCCGAGCGTCGGGCGCTGAAAGTCATCGAGAGCTGGCGCGACCACTGGATCGTCGAGGGGCCGCTGAAGGCGGGCGAGCGGGTGGTGACCGAGGGTGTCCTGAAGGTGTCGGACGGCAAGCGGGTGGACGTCCGCCAGCCTGACACGCCGCCGCCGGAAGCGGACGGGGGCGCCTGA
- a CDS encoding efflux RND transporter permease subunit, which translates to MFSAFFIRRPIFATVLSIIITLMGLAAMRSLPVAQFPQILPPEITVRATYPGASAEVVADTVAAPLEQQINGATGMIYMSSTSSSDGRVSLRVTFATGTDPDDALIEVNNRIQAAVPTLPEEVRRLGVVARKATSDILAVTTLAAPDGRFDEIYISNYALLNLVEELKRVPGVGDARLFGLKYYAMRVWLDPQRMNTLGLVPSDVAQALRDQNAQLPAGRIGSEPLETPVDFTFTMTTQGRLLTPETFGDVVLRRGLDGAVTRLRDVARVELGAQDYSFTSSLNGQMAVPMGIFLQPGANALATMDRVNARLQELSTAFPEGLEYRVPYDTTRFVRISIEEVVKTLFEAFLLVFGVVFLFLGNWRATLIPSLAVPVSLIGTFAGMYLLGFTINTLTLFGMVLAIGIVVDDAIVVLENVERIMEEEGLDARAATFKAMQQVTGPVVAIVLVLAAVFLPVAFLGGLSGVLYKQFAITIAVSVAISGVVALTLTPALCALFLRSGHQTRFAPLVAFNRGFRSLTERYVGGVGFLLRHTAITVALFVAVLLGGLLMFRMVPGALLPDEDQGTVIAAITLPDASSLSRTESTARQLSDYLSGKESVSTVVGLVGFNLLAGSLQTNAATLFVSLSDWSERETAADSSKAIAAETAEYGFNSLRDAKVLGINPPPIRGLSTTGGFEFYIESRASADYAALADQARHFADVANADPRLSGVLTTFAANTPRIRLQIDRDKAAELGISLTGLFEAAQATFGTLYVNDFNRDGRAFQVIIQAEGEARDTIEDLRGVNVRAAGGDLVPLTTVVTPVQETGPELVDRFNSFPAVKMLGNPAAGVSSGTALAALAQVAEETLDPGYTLAWTGSAYQEQQIGDTAAFAFVAGLLMVFLILAAQYERWSLPFAVVLSVPFALLGALSAVALRGLSNDIYFQVGLVTLIGLSAKNAILIVEFAALNARSGMNTLDAALLAARQRFRPVVMTSLAFIFGVIPLALSSGAGSAARHSIGTGVIGGMVASTLLATLFIPAFFRWVYRHSPQDPAPTETRE; encoded by the coding sequence ATGTTTTCAGCGTTCTTCATCCGGCGGCCGATCTTCGCGACCGTCCTGTCGATCATCATCACGCTGATGGGCCTGGCGGCCATGCGCAGCCTGCCGGTTGCGCAGTTTCCGCAGATTCTTCCCCCCGAGATTACGGTTCGGGCGACCTATCCGGGTGCCAGTGCGGAAGTGGTGGCGGACACGGTGGCGGCCCCGCTGGAACAACAGATCAACGGTGCCACCGGCATGATCTACATGAGCTCGACCAGCTCATCGGACGGCCGGGTATCGCTGCGCGTGACCTTTGCCACCGGAACCGATCCTGACGATGCGCTGATCGAGGTGAACAACCGCATCCAGGCGGCCGTGCCGACGCTGCCGGAGGAGGTGCGACGGCTCGGTGTGGTGGCGCGCAAGGCGACCTCCGACATTCTGGCGGTGACCACGCTGGCTGCGCCCGACGGCCGCTTCGACGAAATCTACATCAGCAACTACGCGTTGCTGAATCTGGTGGAAGAACTCAAGCGTGTGCCGGGTGTTGGCGATGCCCGGCTGTTCGGCCTCAAGTACTACGCCATGCGGGTGTGGTTGGACCCGCAGCGGATGAACACGCTGGGGCTGGTGCCCTCCGACGTGGCGCAGGCACTGCGGGACCAGAACGCGCAGCTGCCCGCCGGCCGCATCGGCAGCGAGCCGCTGGAGACGCCGGTCGATTTCACCTTCACCATGACCACGCAGGGCCGCCTGCTCACGCCTGAGACGTTTGGTGATGTCGTGCTACGTCGCGGCCTGGATGGCGCGGTGACCCGGCTGCGCGATGTGGCGCGGGTGGAGTTGGGCGCCCAGGATTACAGCTTCACCTCCAGCCTGAACGGCCAGATGGCGGTGCCCATGGGCATCTTCCTGCAGCCCGGGGCCAATGCCCTGGCCACCATGGACCGGGTCAACGCCAGGCTGCAGGAACTGTCCACGGCGTTTCCCGAGGGCCTCGAATACCGCGTTCCATACGACACCACGCGGTTCGTGCGCATTTCCATCGAGGAGGTGGTGAAAACGCTGTTTGAAGCGTTCCTGCTGGTGTTCGGCGTGGTGTTCCTGTTTCTCGGCAACTGGCGGGCGACGCTGATTCCCAGCCTGGCCGTGCCGGTCTCGCTGATCGGCACCTTTGCCGGCATGTATCTGCTCGGCTTCACCATCAACACACTGACCCTGTTCGGCATGGTGCTGGCCATCGGTATCGTGGTTGACGATGCCATCGTCGTGCTCGAGAACGTCGAACGCATCATGGAGGAGGAAGGGCTGGACGCCCGAGCCGCCACCTTCAAGGCCATGCAACAGGTGACCGGCCCGGTGGTGGCCATCGTGCTGGTGCTGGCCGCGGTGTTCCTGCCGGTCGCGTTTCTCGGCGGGCTGTCGGGTGTGCTCTACAAGCAGTTCGCCATCACCATCGCGGTTTCGGTGGCGATCTCGGGAGTGGTGGCGCTGACGCTGACACCCGCACTGTGCGCGTTGTTTCTGCGCAGTGGTCATCAGACCCGATTCGCCCCCCTGGTTGCCTTCAATCGGGGGTTCCGCAGTCTGACCGAGCGCTATGTCGGCGGCGTCGGGTTCCTGCTGCGGCACACCGCGATCACGGTCGCCCTTTTCGTGGCGGTACTGCTCGGCGGCCTGCTGATGTTCCGGATGGTGCCGGGGGCCCTGCTGCCGGACGAGGACCAGGGCACGGTGATTGCCGCCATCACGCTGCCGGACGCGTCGTCGCTGTCGCGGACCGAGAGCACTGCACGGCAGCTCAGTGACTATCTCAGCGGCAAGGAGAGTGTCAGCACGGTGGTGGGCCTGGTGGGCTTCAACCTGCTGGCCGGCAGCCTGCAGACCAATGCGGCGACGCTGTTCGTGTCGCTCAGTGATTGGTCCGAGCGCGAGACCGCGGCCGACAGTTCCAAGGCCATTGCCGCCGAGACCGCGGAGTACGGGTTCAACAGCCTGCGCGATGCCAAGGTGCTGGGCATCAACCCGCCGCCGATTCGCGGTCTCAGCACCACCGGCGGGTTCGAGTTCTACATCGAAAGCCGCGCCAGTGCCGACTATGCCGCGCTGGCAGACCAGGCGCGTCACTTCGCCGATGTCGCCAATGCCGATCCGCGGTTGAGCGGGGTGCTCACCACCTTCGCTGCCAACACCCCGCGTATCCGCCTGCAGATCGACCGCGACAAGGCGGCCGAGCTCGGGATCAGCCTGACCGGCTTGTTCGAGGCGGCGCAGGCCACCTTCGGCACGCTCTACGTGAACGACTTCAACCGGGATGGACGTGCGTTCCAGGTCATCATTCAGGCCGAAGGCGAGGCCCGCGACACCATCGAGGATCTGCGGGGCGTCAACGTTCGGGCGGCCGGTGGCGATCTTGTGCCGTTGACCACGGTGGTGACGCCCGTGCAGGAAACCGGGCCGGAGTTGGTCGATCGGTTCAACAGCTTCCCGGCGGTGAAGATGCTGGGAAATCCGGCGGCCGGCGTGTCGTCCGGGACTGCGCTGGCGGCATTGGCGCAGGTTGCCGAGGAGACCCTCGACCCCGGCTACACCTTGGCCTGGACCGGCTCGGCCTACCAGGAACAACAGATCGGCGACACCGCCGCATTTGCCTTCGTGGCCGGCCTGCTGATGGTGTTCCTGATTCTGGCGGCCCAGTACGAGCGTTGGTCGCTGCCGTTCGCGGTGGTGCTGTCGGTCCCGTTCGCGTTGCTGGGGGCGTTGTCGGCGGTGGCACTGCGGGGGCTCAGCAACGACATCTACTTCCAGGTGGGTCTGGTCACGCTGATCGGCCTTTCCGCCAAGAACGCGATTCTCATTGTCGAGTTCGCCGCGCTCAACGCGCGATCCGGGATGAACACCCTGGATGCGGCGTTGCTGGCAGCCCGGCAGCGCTTCCGGCCGGTAGTGATGACCTCCCTCGCCTTCATCTTCGGGGTGATTCCGCTGGCCCTCAGCAGCGGCGCAGGGTCTGCAGCGCGGCATTCGATCGGCACCGGGGTCATAGGCGGCATGGTGGCCTCTACGCTGCTGGCGACCCTATTCATTCCGGCCTTCTTCCGCTGGGTCTATCGGCACTCACCGCAGGATCCGGCACCGACGGAGACACGCGAATGA
- a CDS encoding efflux transporter outer membrane subunit, whose protein sequence is MNALPVPLLTAVLILSACSGVPERRVPAEITAAVPTSYPPSVGQRSTATLADDWWTAFGDPALSAWVTRGLAYNSDLSIAAARVLEAGALARQAGADRLPQLGAFLGATRQRALLPQGGVPASAVSERGQVGVSASWELDLWGRLALQDAAARRRYLAEGYTLTAVRLSVTAELVRGYLRVQTLDAQRQVLQDNRALLSESLALNERRYQLGSISELDVQRARAELADTEAQLADITRSLRISERALTVLAGDWPAEALPRPVAPLDELPELPPVPVGLPAALLDRRPDLRAAEALLQAQQADVGAARRALLPTVSLSGRFGGASPDLSALLRDPLTIWSVGADLLQVVFDGGRRRAGIAGAEARATQALERYARAARGAYGEVLDALETRRAAAAVRDARSRQAAALAVAERLAQRRYEEGYSAYLELLDARRSRLQARLAVAQARSAEVDAYVRLITALGGGWQAADIDRLQ, encoded by the coding sequence ATGAACGCGCTCCCGGTTCCGCTACTGACCGCGGTTCTGATACTGAGCGCCTGCAGCGGCGTGCCCGAGCGGCGGGTGCCCGCCGAGATCACGGCGGCCGTCCCCACCAGCTATCCACCGTCGGTGGGGCAACGCTCGACCGCCACATTGGCTGACGACTGGTGGACGGCGTTCGGCGATCCGGCGCTGTCTGCATGGGTGACTCGCGGTCTGGCGTACAACAGCGATCTGTCGATTGCGGCTGCGCGGGTACTGGAAGCGGGTGCCCTGGCGCGGCAGGCGGGTGCCGACCGGCTGCCGCAGCTCGGTGCCTTTCTCGGAGCCACCCGTCAACGGGCGTTGTTGCCGCAGGGCGGGGTGCCGGCCAGCGCGGTGTCCGAGCGTGGTCAGGTGGGCGTGTCGGCCAGTTGGGAGCTGGATCTGTGGGGACGTCTCGCCCTGCAGGATGCGGCAGCCCGGCGACGGTATCTGGCCGAGGGATACACCCTCACTGCCGTGCGCTTGAGCGTGACAGCCGAGTTGGTTCGCGGCTATCTCCGGGTGCAGACACTGGACGCCCAGCGACAGGTACTGCAAGACAACCGTGCGCTGTTGTCGGAATCGCTCGCCCTCAACGAGCGGCGGTATCAACTCGGCAGTATTTCCGAGCTGGACGTGCAGCGCGCGCGGGCGGAACTGGCCGACACCGAAGCCCAGCTCGCCGATATCACCCGTTCGCTGCGGATCAGCGAGCGGGCCCTGACAGTGCTGGCAGGCGACTGGCCGGCCGAAGCGCTGCCGCGTCCGGTCGCACCGCTCGATGAGCTGCCCGAGCTGCCGCCGGTGCCGGTCGGTCTGCCGGCCGCCCTGCTTGATCGTCGGCCCGATCTGCGCGCGGCCGAAGCCCTGCTGCAGGCCCAACAGGCCGACGTCGGCGCGGCACGGCGCGCGCTGCTGCCGACGGTATCGCTCAGTGGCCGCTTTGGCGGTGCCAGCCCCGACCTCAGCGCGCTGTTGCGGGACCCGTTGACGATCTGGTCGGTCGGCGCCGATCTGTTGCAGGTGGTATTTGACGGTGGCCGTCGCCGGGCCGGTATTGCCGGGGCCGAAGCACGGGCGACACAGGCCCTCGAACGCTATGCACGCGCGGCGCGCGGCGCCTACGGTGAGGTGCTGGATGCCCTGGAAACCCGCCGTGCCGCTGCGGCAGTACGGGATGCGCGCAGCCGCCAGGCGGCGGCCCTGGCGGTGGCCGAGCGTTTGGCGCAGCGACGTTATGAGGAAGGCTACTCGGCCTATCTCGAACTGCTGGATGCCCGCCGCAGTCGCCTGCAGGCGCGACTGGCGGTGGCGCAGGCCCGCAGCGCCGAGGTCGATGCCTACGTTCGTCTGATCACCGCACTCGGGGGCGGTTGGCAGGCCGCCGACATCGATCGCCTGCAGTAG
- a CDS encoding SDR family NAD(P)-dependent oxidoreductase → MKNFENKVAAITGAGSGMGRTLALDLARRGCHLALSDVNEAGLAETVQLVAAASPSVKVTSQRLDVADRAAMVAWADQVVADHGKANLIFNNAGVGLGATVSGMKIEDFEWLMNINFWGVVYGTQAFLPHLKAAGEGHVINTSSLFGLLAVPSQSAYNAAKFAVRGFTESLRQELDMLDCGVSATSVHPGGIKTAIARNARMDSSVRAIGMDEQTSGRKFEKNFITTAEKAAAIILRAVERDQRRVLVGPDAVLLDKVVRLFPSAYQRFTTYFARKQMS, encoded by the coding sequence ATGAAAAACTTTGAAAACAAGGTGGCCGCGATCACCGGTGCCGGTTCCGGCATGGGCCGCACGTTGGCCCTCGATCTGGCGCGTCGCGGCTGCCATTTGGCACTGTCGGACGTCAACGAGGCCGGCCTCGCCGAAACGGTGCAGCTGGTGGCGGCCGCGAGCCCGTCGGTGAAGGTCACGTCACAGCGGCTCGACGTCGCTGACCGCGCCGCCATGGTGGCCTGGGCCGACCAGGTGGTGGCGGACCACGGCAAGGCCAACCTGATCTTCAACAACGCCGGTGTCGGCCTCGGCGCCACCGTGTCGGGGATGAAGATCGAAGATTTCGAGTGGTTGATGAACATCAACTTCTGGGGCGTGGTTTACGGCACCCAGGCGTTCCTGCCGCATCTCAAGGCGGCGGGCGAGGGTCATGTGATCAATACCTCCAGCTTGTTCGGGCTGTTGGCGGTACCGTCGCAGTCGGCCTACAACGCGGCCAAGTTCGCCGTGCGCGGTTTTACCGAATCACTGCGGCAGGAACTCGACATGCTGGACTGTGGCGTGTCCGCCACCAGTGTGCACCCGGGCGGGATCAAGACCGCCATTGCCCGCAATGCGCGAATGGACAGCAGCGTGCGCGCCATCGGCATGGACGAGCAGACCTCCGGCCGCAAGTTCGAAAAGAACTTCATCACCACCGCCGAGAAGGCGGCCGCCATCATCCTGCGCGCCGTGGAACGTGACCAGCGCCGCGTGCTGGTGGGCCCCGATGCGGTGCTGCTGGACAAGGTGGTGCGCCTGTTCCCCAGTGCCTACCAGCGTTTCACCACCTACTTTGCCCGCAAGCAGATGAGCTGA
- a CDS encoding TetR family transcriptional regulator — protein MARKTREDALKTRDALLHAAEWLFQEKGVSHTSLDDIARAAGCTRGAVYWHFRNKVDLFSALVDRVQLPLFDQAEQVATRCADPIGALHHFCINAVRDIEENPQSRNLLDILFNRCEFVAELAEVERRQRERTRFFIDRHTAAFRRGHALGLIHADLDPATCARMLHSMILGMVRTWLMEPAAFPLTQEATEALNQLLRGFGYPPPTAP, from the coding sequence ATGGCGCGCAAGACCCGTGAAGACGCACTGAAAACCCGCGATGCGTTGCTGCACGCCGCAGAGTGGCTGTTTCAGGAAAAGGGGGTGTCCCACACCTCACTGGACGATATCGCCCGCGCCGCTGGCTGCACCCGTGGCGCCGTCTACTGGCACTTTCGCAACAAGGTGGATCTGTTCAGCGCGTTGGTGGACCGGGTTCAGCTACCGCTGTTCGATCAGGCCGAGCAGGTCGCCACCCGCTGCGCCGACCCTATCGGCGCCCTGCACCACTTCTGCATCAACGCCGTCCGCGACATCGAGGAAAACCCGCAGTCGCGCAATCTGCTCGACATCCTTTTCAACCGCTGCGAGTTCGTCGCCGAACTGGCCGAGGTGGAACGGCGTCAGCGCGAACGCACCCGCTTCTTCATCGACCGGCACACCGCGGCGTTTCGCCGCGGTCACGCACTGGGACTGATCCATGCCGATCTCGACCCGGCCACCTGCGCCCGCATGCTGCACAGCATGATCCTCGGCATGGTTCGCACCTGGCTGATGGAGCCGGCGGCCTTCCCGCTGACCCAGGAGGCCACCGAAGCCCTCAACCAGTTGCTGCGCGGCTTCGGATACCCGCCGCCGACAGCACCTTGA